The following proteins are encoded in a genomic region of Variovorax paradoxus:
- a CDS encoding MBL fold metallo-hydrolase, which yields MSLAALTAHAAQPLKLDVYNPGAKSMFPVSSELVTGQTDAVLIDAQFQRNDAEALVQKIKASGKKLTTVYISHSDPDYYFGLDVVQAAFPDAKIVAAPQTVAAIQASKDGKLAHWGPILKENAPKTVVVPEPLAGDSIELEGRKIQVVGLDGPTPARTFAWIPSIKAVVGGVPVSANIHLWVADTQTPESRRDWIKTLGRIEALRPKTVVPGHYEPNADGSAPYSVASVKFTRSYLQAFETEAAKAKDSAALIAAMKKRYPKLEHASSLELGAKVIKGEMKWPQ from the coding sequence TTGTCCCTCGCCGCCTTGACGGCCCATGCCGCCCAGCCGCTCAAGCTCGACGTGTACAACCCCGGTGCCAAGTCGATGTTCCCGGTGTCGTCCGAACTGGTCACGGGCCAGACCGACGCCGTGCTGATCGACGCGCAGTTCCAGCGCAACGACGCCGAAGCGCTGGTGCAGAAGATCAAGGCCAGCGGCAAGAAGCTGACCACGGTCTACATCAGCCACAGCGACCCCGACTACTACTTCGGCCTCGACGTCGTCCAGGCCGCGTTCCCCGACGCGAAGATCGTCGCCGCGCCGCAGACCGTGGCCGCCATCCAGGCGTCGAAAGACGGCAAGCTCGCGCATTGGGGCCCGATCCTGAAAGAGAACGCCCCCAAGACGGTGGTGGTCCCCGAGCCGCTCGCCGGTGACAGCATCGAACTCGAAGGCCGCAAGATCCAGGTGGTCGGGCTCGACGGCCCCACCCCGGCGCGCACTTTCGCGTGGATCCCCTCGATCAAGGCCGTGGTCGGCGGCGTGCCCGTGTCGGCCAATATCCATCTGTGGGTGGCCGACACGCAAACGCCCGAATCGCGCCGCGACTGGATCAAGACGCTCGGCCGCATCGAAGCGCTGCGTCCCAAGACCGTGGTGCCCGGCCACTACGAACCGAACGCCGATGGATCGGCCCCCTACTCGGTGGCCTCGGTGAAGTTCACGCGCAGCTACCTGCAGGCTTTCGAAACCGAAGCCGCCAAGGCCAAGGACTCGGCCGCCCTCATCGCCGCGATGAAGAAGCGCTACCCGAAGCTGGAACACGCCTCGTCGCTCGAACTGGGCGCCAAGGTCATCAAGGGAGAAATGAAGTGGCCGCAGTGA
- a CDS encoding DsbA family protein has translation MAAVNDSTSPAGATLHYIFDPMCGWCYAAAPLVDAARSVPGLWVEFHGGGMMTGANRRAITAQWRDYVMPHDRRIAELTGQPFGEGYFEGLLRDTGAVMDSEPPTTAVLAAEALRTGGGLDMIHRLQRAHYVEGRRIADVGVLTAIAAELGFDGEAFASAFARLSGEATSRHFAESRQLLQRAGGQGFPTFVLAQADGTTSRIEIGPWLGRADEWKAQLATLAAPSGTAAEVGAGQASCGPDNCAI, from the coding sequence GTGGCCGCAGTGAACGACAGCACCTCGCCGGCGGGCGCCACGCTGCACTACATCTTCGATCCGATGTGCGGCTGGTGCTACGCGGCCGCACCGCTGGTCGACGCGGCGCGCAGCGTACCGGGGCTGTGGGTCGAGTTCCATGGCGGCGGCATGATGACGGGCGCCAACCGGCGCGCCATCACTGCGCAGTGGCGCGACTACGTGATGCCGCACGACCGGCGCATTGCCGAACTCACGGGCCAGCCCTTCGGCGAAGGCTACTTCGAAGGGCTGCTGCGCGACACGGGCGCGGTCATGGATTCCGAGCCGCCGACCACCGCGGTGCTGGCGGCCGAAGCGCTGCGAACGGGCGGCGGCCTCGACATGATCCATCGGCTGCAGCGCGCGCACTATGTCGAAGGCCGGCGCATCGCCGATGTCGGCGTGCTCACCGCGATAGCGGCAGAACTCGGCTTCGACGGTGAGGCATTCGCATCGGCTTTTGCCCGGCTGTCAGGCGAGGCAACCTCGCGGCATTTCGCCGAGAGCCGTCAACTGCTGCAACGCGCGGGCGGCCAGGGATTTCCGACCTTCGTACTGGCGCAGGCCGACGGCACGACAAGCCGCATCGAGATCGGTCCGTGGCTCGGTCGCGCCGATGAGTGGAAGGCTCAACTGGCCACGCTTGCAGCACCTTCGGGCACTGCAGCAGAGGTTGGCGCCGGCCAGGCGTCATGCGGTCCGGACAACTGCGCAATCTAG
- a CDS encoding tannase/feruloyl esterase family alpha/beta hydrolase — translation MAIPPTVFSGGAMLATAALLAACGTAPTGPTRLGLGADPAQACAALTAPVAATAIGLPSGAATIDSAALVPASALAVAERGPSPASRITPAMPAYCKVLGRIAPLDATAPPILFQVNLPLAWNGRSVQYGGGGFNGTLITGLALVPAARFDLPTPLAQGYVTYGTDSGHQNVQGQPPQVFALNDEALVNFAHASYKKVRDAAVALTQRAYGHAPQKLYFMGSSEGGREALTMAQRYPQDFDGIFSRVPVINWTGLQHAGTRNGIATFGEGWLRPAQVQLVHDAVLAACDAADGVADRIVSNPVACLQRFDPATLRCASGTSGDNCLNDAQVQAVRTLRSPWRSPVPLAHGVTEYPGWGIGGEGTPAFASMGGWNAWWTGTAAPTVPPQPSNGIAWFYGSGALQYFYARNPSLDVRNYRAEDFAARIAAVSQLMDSTNPDLSAFHARGGKLLMLEHMADYAQSPFAGIRYYESVVARMGRDNVDRFMRLYTAPGVDHVGSGAPANVDMLGALVDWVERGRAPAGLQLAEQEVQPPFRVVRARPLCEWPLWPRYTGDDASQAASFQCSR, via the coding sequence ATGGCGATTCCCCCAACAGTGTTCAGCGGGGGCGCCATGCTGGCGACCGCCGCCTTGCTCGCCGCATGCGGCACAGCCCCGACCGGCCCCACGCGGCTCGGTCTCGGCGCCGATCCGGCCCAGGCCTGCGCGGCGCTCACTGCGCCGGTGGCTGCCACCGCCATCGGCCTGCCGAGCGGCGCGGCGACGATCGATTCCGCGGCGCTCGTGCCGGCATCCGCGCTCGCCGTGGCCGAGCGTGGCCCCAGCCCTGCGTCGCGCATCACGCCGGCGATGCCCGCGTACTGCAAGGTGCTCGGCCGCATTGCGCCGCTCGATGCAACGGCGCCGCCCATCCTGTTCCAGGTCAACCTGCCGCTCGCATGGAACGGGCGCAGCGTGCAGTACGGCGGCGGCGGCTTCAACGGTACGCTGATCACCGGCCTGGCGCTGGTGCCGGCCGCGCGCTTCGACCTGCCCACGCCGTTGGCGCAGGGCTACGTGACCTACGGCACCGACTCGGGCCACCAGAACGTGCAGGGACAGCCGCCGCAGGTCTTTGCGCTCAACGACGAAGCCCTCGTGAACTTCGCGCACGCGTCGTACAAGAAGGTGCGCGACGCGGCGGTGGCGCTGACGCAGCGCGCCTACGGCCACGCGCCGCAGAAGCTCTATTTCATGGGCAGCTCCGAAGGCGGGCGTGAAGCGCTCACCATGGCGCAGCGCTATCCGCAGGACTTCGACGGCATCTTCAGCCGCGTGCCTGTCATCAACTGGACGGGGCTGCAGCACGCCGGCACGCGCAACGGCATTGCCACTTTCGGCGAAGGGTGGCTGCGGCCCGCGCAGGTGCAGCTGGTGCACGACGCGGTGCTCGCGGCATGCGACGCGGCAGATGGCGTGGCCGACCGCATCGTGTCGAACCCCGTGGCCTGCCTGCAGCGCTTCGATCCGGCCACGTTGCGTTGCGCGTCGGGCACGAGCGGCGACAACTGCCTGAACGACGCGCAGGTGCAGGCGGTGCGCACGCTGCGCTCGCCGTGGCGCTCGCCCGTGCCGCTGGCGCATGGCGTCACCGAGTACCCCGGCTGGGGCATCGGCGGCGAAGGCACGCCGGCCTTCGCGTCGATGGGTGGATGGAACGCATGGTGGACCGGCACCGCCGCGCCGACGGTGCCGCCGCAGCCGAGCAACGGCATCGCGTGGTTCTACGGCAGTGGCGCGCTGCAGTATTTCTACGCGCGCAATCCGTCGCTCGACGTGCGCAACTACCGCGCCGAAGACTTCGCCGCACGCATCGCCGCCGTGTCGCAGCTGATGGATTCGACCAACCCCGACCTCAGCGCCTTCCACGCGCGCGGCGGCAAGCTGCTGATGCTCGAGCACATGGCCGACTACGCACAGAGCCCGTTCGCCGGCATCCGGTACTACGAATCGGTGGTGGCGCGCATGGGCCGCGACAACGTGGACCGCTTCATGCGCCTGTACACCGCGCCCGGTGTCGACCATGTCGGCAGCGGCGCGCCCGCCAACGTCGACATGCTCGGCGCGCTCGTCGATTGGGTCGAGCGCGGCCGCGCACCGGCCGGCCTGCAACTGGCCGAGCAGGAAGTGCAGCCACCGTTCAGGGTCGTGCGCGCCCGCCCGCTGTGCGAATGGCCGCTGTGGCCGCGCTACACGGGCGACGATGCATCGCAGGCGGCCAGCTTCCAGTGCAGCAGGTAG
- a CDS encoding ABC transporter ATP-binding protein yields the protein MSELLRIENLSAGYGEAVVLHDVAFALGEGQTLALLGRNGTGKTTLINTLAGATRQHGGTIALGGQALHKLAPHQRAAAGIGWVPQERNIFKSLTVHENLTAVERPGRFGGTSNPWNPQRVYEMFPRLAERKTNLGTQLSGGEQQMLAVGRALVLNPKLLLLDEPLEGLAPIIVEELLRAIRRITQDEGLAAIIVEQHPQAILAISDHAVVLDHGTIVHTDEASTLRTQPEVLERLLGVAR from the coding sequence ATGTCTGAACTCTTGCGCATCGAGAACCTGAGCGCCGGCTACGGCGAGGCCGTGGTGCTGCATGACGTGGCGTTTGCGCTCGGCGAAGGGCAGACGCTGGCGCTGCTGGGCCGCAACGGCACGGGCAAGACCACGCTGATCAACACGCTGGCAGGCGCCACCCGGCAGCATGGCGGAACCATCGCGCTCGGCGGCCAGGCCCTGCACAAGCTGGCGCCGCATCAGCGCGCCGCGGCCGGCATTGGCTGGGTGCCGCAGGAGCGCAACATCTTCAAGTCGCTCACGGTGCACGAGAACCTCACGGCGGTGGAGCGGCCCGGCAGGTTCGGAGGGACTTCCAATCCCTGGAACCCGCAGCGCGTCTACGAGATGTTCCCGCGCCTGGCCGAACGCAAGACGAACCTCGGCACGCAGCTCTCGGGCGGCGAGCAGCAGATGCTGGCCGTGGGCCGCGCGCTGGTGCTGAACCCCAAGCTGCTGCTGCTCGACGAGCCGCTCGAAGGGCTCGCGCCGATCATCGTGGAAGAACTGCTGCGCGCCATCCGCCGCATCACGCAGGACGAGGGGCTGGCCGCCATCATCGTGGAGCAGCATCCGCAGGCGATCCTCGCGATTTCCGACCACGCAGTGGTGCTCGACCACGGCACCATCGTCCATACCGACGAGGCCTCGACGCTGCGCACACAGCCCGAGGTGCTTGAGCGGCTGCTGGGTGTGGCGCGGTAG
- a CDS encoding ABC transporter ATP-binding protein, with the protein MTDTVLSMQGLVMRFGGITATNNVTMELKRGARHALIGPNGAGKTTLINLLTGVLVPTEGRITLLGEDITTLAPHKRVARGLVRTFQINQLFDSMTPLETLALVVSQHQGIASQWWRPLGATRAVTERAAQLLEQFHLSDVAQQQTKFMAYGKRRLLEIAIALACEPRVLLLDEPVAGVPAGEREELLQTVAALPADVSVLLIEHDMDLVFSFADRMTVLVNGTLLTEGDPETIANDPKVKEVYLGHGENAHV; encoded by the coding sequence ATGACTGACACCGTGCTTTCGATGCAGGGGCTGGTGATGCGCTTCGGCGGCATCACGGCCACCAACAACGTCACGATGGAGCTCAAGCGCGGCGCGCGCCATGCGCTGATCGGGCCCAACGGCGCCGGCAAGACCACGCTCATCAACCTGCTGACCGGCGTGCTCGTGCCGACCGAAGGCCGCATCACGCTGCTCGGTGAAGACATCACCACGCTGGCGCCGCACAAGCGCGTGGCGCGCGGGCTGGTGCGCACCTTCCAGATCAACCAGCTGTTCGACTCGATGACGCCGCTCGAGACGCTGGCGCTCGTGGTGTCGCAGCACCAGGGCATCGCTTCGCAATGGTGGCGTCCGCTGGGTGCCACCCGGGCCGTGACCGAGCGCGCGGCGCAGCTGCTGGAGCAGTTTCACCTCAGCGACGTGGCGCAGCAGCAGACGAAGTTCATGGCCTACGGCAAGCGCCGTCTGCTGGAGATTGCGATCGCACTGGCCTGCGAGCCGCGCGTGCTGCTGCTCGACGAGCCCGTGGCGGGCGTGCCCGCCGGCGAGCGCGAGGAGCTGCTGCAAACCGTGGCCGCGTTGCCGGCCGATGTGTCGGTGCTCTTGATCGAGCACGACATGGACCTGGTGTTCAGCTTTGCCGACCGCATGACGGTCCTGGTCAATGGCACCTTACTGACCGAGGGCGACCCCGAAACGATTGCCAACGATCCGAAGGTCAAAGAGGTCTACTTGGGCCACGGAGAGAACGCCCATGTCTGA
- a CDS encoding branched-chain amino acid ABC transporter permease, with translation MSTPASYDSALLRKARWRPLEFVVWAAAFALPLVTPSHSLLVNEIAIVALFAMSLDLILGYTGIVSLGHAAFFGFGAYTAALFAKLVMPDPTVGLVVATVLSALLGLVASVTILRGSDLTRLMVTLGTALLLLELANKLDWLTGGADGLQGVVMGPVLGLFEFDLFGRTAAWYSLSVMLVLFLVMRRLVHSPFGATLKAIRDNRLRAMAIGIPVVSRLAVIYTVAAGIAGAAGALLAQTTGFASLDVLAFDRSADVLLMLVIGGVGWLYGGVAGAIVFKLLQTWLSAVTPQYWMFWIGLLLVLLVLVGRDRVLRPWTWLGGGKKKGSAV, from the coding sequence ATGAGCACGCCTGCCTCGTATGACTCGGCCCTGCTGCGCAAGGCGCGCTGGCGCCCGCTCGAGTTCGTGGTGTGGGCCGCGGCATTTGCGCTGCCCCTCGTCACGCCTTCGCATTCGCTGCTGGTCAACGAGATCGCCATCGTCGCGCTGTTCGCGATGTCGCTCGACCTGATCCTCGGCTACACCGGCATCGTCTCGCTCGGCCATGCCGCCTTCTTCGGTTTCGGTGCCTACACCGCGGCGCTGTTCGCCAAGCTCGTGATGCCGGACCCGACCGTGGGGCTGGTGGTGGCGACCGTGCTGTCGGCCCTGCTCGGCCTCGTGGCCAGCGTGACGATCCTGCGTGGCAGCGACCTCACGCGGTTGATGGTCACGCTCGGCACCGCGCTGCTGCTGCTCGAACTCGCCAACAAGCTCGACTGGCTCACCGGCGGCGCCGATGGCCTGCAGGGCGTGGTGATGGGGCCGGTGCTCGGCCTGTTCGAGTTCGACCTCTTCGGCCGCACGGCCGCCTGGTATTCGCTGAGCGTGATGCTCGTGCTGTTCCTCGTGATGCGCCGCTTGGTGCATTCGCCCTTCGGCGCCACGCTCAAGGCGATTCGCGACAACCGGCTGCGCGCCATGGCCATCGGCATTCCGGTGGTGTCGCGGCTCGCGGTCATCTACACCGTGGCGGCGGGCATTGCCGGCGCCGCGGGTGCGCTGCTGGCGCAGACCACGGGCTTTGCCTCGCTCGACGTGCTGGCCTTCGACCGCTCGGCCGATGTGCTGCTGATGCTGGTGATCGGCGGCGTGGGTTGGCTCTATGGCGGCGTGGCAGGCGCCATCGTCTTCAAGCTGCTGCAGACCTGGCTCTCGGCCGTGACGCCGCAGTATTGGATGTTCTGGATCGGCCTTCTGCTGGTGCTGCTGGTGCTGGTGGGGCGCGACCGCGTGCTCAGGCCATGGACGTGGCTGGGCGGCGGCAAGAAGAAGGGCAGTGCCGTATGA
- a CDS encoding branched-chain amino acid ABC transporter permease: MLTILFDGIAYGMLLFVLAVGLAVTLGLMNFINLAHGAFAMAGGYLTVFAMQKLGLPFLACLPLAFIVVAVAGALLERTLYRPMYGKPHLDQVLFSIGLAFMAVAAIDYFVGSSQQNIQLPEWLRGRTEIGDGALLLGMGHYRLFIIAVCAVLTVVLQLILSKTRFGSRLRAAVDDPRVAAGLGINVNIVFLLTFAVGSGLAGLGGALGAEILGLDPTFPLKYMIYFLIVVSVGGTSSITGPLAAALLLGIADVAGKYFIPKMGAFTVYLLMIMILMWRPQGLFTRKGGR; this comes from the coding sequence ATGTTGACCATTCTTTTCGACGGCATCGCCTACGGCATGCTGCTCTTCGTGCTCGCCGTGGGGCTGGCCGTGACGCTGGGACTGATGAACTTCATCAACCTGGCGCACGGCGCCTTCGCCATGGCGGGCGGGTACCTCACGGTGTTCGCGATGCAGAAGCTCGGCCTGCCGTTCCTGGCCTGCCTGCCGCTTGCGTTCATCGTCGTCGCGGTGGCCGGCGCGCTCCTCGAACGCACGCTCTACCGGCCCATGTACGGCAAGCCGCACCTCGACCAGGTGCTGTTCTCCATCGGCCTCGCCTTCATGGCCGTGGCGGCCATCGACTACTTCGTCGGCTCGTCGCAGCAGAACATCCAGTTGCCCGAATGGCTGCGCGGCCGCACCGAGATCGGCGACGGCGCGCTGCTGCTCGGCATGGGGCACTACCGCCTCTTCATCATTGCCGTGTGCGCCGTGCTCACCGTGGTGCTCCAGCTCATTCTCTCGAAGACGCGCTTCGGCAGCCGGCTGCGCGCCGCAGTCGACGATCCGCGCGTGGCCGCAGGGCTGGGCATCAACGTCAACATCGTGTTCCTGCTGACCTTCGCAGTCGGCTCGGGCCTCGCGGGCCTGGGCGGTGCACTGGGCGCCGAGATCCTCGGGCTCGACCCGACCTTTCCGCTCAAGTACATGATCTATTTCCTGATCGTGGTGTCGGTCGGCGGCACCTCGTCGATCACCGGCCCGCTCGCGGCCGCGCTGCTGCTCGGCATCGCCGACGTGGCCGGCAAGTACTTCATTCCCAAGATGGGGGCGTTCACCGTCTACCTGCTGATGATCATGATCCTGATGTGGCGGCCGCAAGGCCTGTTCACGCGCAAGGGAGGCCGTTGA
- a CDS encoding ABC transporter substrate-binding protein, whose product MQRRHLIQTAGLTALALSMSLASAQDNNKFKIGLILPMTGQQASTGRQIEAAARLYMAQNGDTVAGKKIELIIKDDVATPDVTKRLAQELIVNDKVNVIAGFGVTPAALAAAPLATQSKTPQVVMAAATSSITEASPYIVRSSFTLPQVSVAMGDWAPKNGVKTVVTLVADYGPGNDAEKFFSERFQLNGGKVIEKLRVPLRNPDFAPFLQKVRDAKPDALFVFVPSGAGAAVMKQFLERGMDKAGIKMIATGDVTDDDQLNDMGDGALGVVTSHHYSAAHPSAANKKFVEAFQKANPKMRPNFMAVGGYDGMRVIYEALKATKGQGGGDALLAAMKGQIFESPRGPVYIDAQTRDIVQDVYLRKVEKKDGQLYNVEFDVIEGVKDPGKAK is encoded by the coding sequence ATGCAAAGACGTCACCTCATCCAGACCGCAGGCCTCACGGCGCTTGCGCTTTCCATGTCGCTCGCCAGCGCACAGGACAACAACAAATTCAAGATCGGCCTGATCCTGCCCATGACGGGGCAGCAGGCGTCTACCGGCCGGCAGATCGAAGCGGCCGCGCGGCTGTACATGGCGCAGAACGGCGACACTGTCGCGGGCAAGAAGATCGAGCTCATCATCAAGGACGACGTGGCCACGCCCGATGTCACCAAGCGCCTCGCGCAGGAACTCATCGTCAACGACAAGGTGAACGTGATCGCCGGCTTCGGCGTCACGCCGGCCGCGCTGGCCGCCGCGCCGCTGGCCACGCAGTCGAAGACGCCGCAGGTGGTGATGGCCGCCGCCACGTCGAGCATCACCGAAGCCTCGCCCTACATCGTGCGCTCGAGCTTCACGCTGCCGCAGGTGTCGGTGGCCATGGGCGACTGGGCGCCGAAGAACGGCGTGAAGACGGTGGTCACGCTGGTGGCCGACTACGGCCCGGGCAACGACGCCGAGAAGTTCTTCAGCGAGCGCTTCCAGCTCAACGGCGGCAAAGTCATCGAGAAGCTGCGCGTGCCGCTGCGCAACCCCGACTTCGCGCCGTTCTTGCAGAAGGTGCGCGACGCCAAGCCCGATGCGCTGTTCGTCTTCGTGCCTTCGGGCGCCGGCGCGGCCGTGATGAAGCAGTTCCTCGAGCGCGGCATGGACAAGGCGGGCATCAAGATGATTGCCACCGGCGACGTGACCGACGACGACCAGCTCAACGACATGGGCGATGGCGCGCTCGGCGTGGTCACCTCGCACCACTACTCGGCCGCGCACCCTTCGGCCGCGAACAAGAAGTTCGTAGAGGCCTTCCAGAAGGCCAACCCGAAGATGCGCCCCAACTTCATGGCCGTGGGCGGCTATGACGGCATGCGCGTGATCTACGAGGCGCTCAAGGCGACCAAGGGGCAGGGTGGCGGTGATGCGCTGCTGGCCGCCATGAAGGGCCAGATCTTCGAGAGCCCGCGCGGCCCGGTGTACATCGATGCGCAGACGCGCGACATCGTGCAGGACGTGTACCTGCGCAAGGTCGAGAAGAAGGACGGGCAGCTCTACAACGTCGAGTTCGATGTGATCGAGGGCGTGAAGGATCCGGGCAAGGCGAAGTAA
- a CDS encoding PDR/VanB family oxidoreductase, protein MKSDLQWMQAQVVALRDVTPTVREFELRPEPGFAATYEPGSHLQVQVMAAGGKLQTRSYSLVGEGDGQCWRIAVKRLDDGRGGSLAMWRLAEGDRLQVSAPQNHFALDLSATGYLLVAGGIGITPLVLMAERLGAHAQRSGVPVKMLYGARHAGELAYLDRLREALGDEVVAHEGAAAIDFAAAIAALPPGGQLYTCGPVPMLEAVKRAWQAAGRAPADLRFETFGSSGRLPTQAFTVRIPRHDLAITVPADCTLLDALDAAGVQTLWDCKRGECGLCAMDVLAVDGEIDHRDVFLSEHEKQATTRICACVSRAVGTLTLDSAYRPDH, encoded by the coding sequence ATGAAAAGCGATCTTCAATGGATGCAGGCGCAGGTCGTTGCGCTGCGCGACGTCACGCCCACCGTGCGCGAGTTCGAACTGCGGCCCGAGCCGGGTTTTGCCGCCACGTACGAACCGGGTTCGCACCTGCAGGTGCAGGTGATGGCAGCCGGGGGCAAGCTGCAGACGCGCTCGTACTCGCTGGTGGGCGAGGGCGACGGCCAGTGCTGGCGCATTGCCGTCAAGCGGCTCGACGACGGCCGTGGCGGTTCGCTCGCGATGTGGCGCCTGGCCGAGGGGGACCGGCTGCAGGTGAGCGCACCGCAGAACCACTTCGCGCTCGACCTCTCGGCGACCGGCTACCTGTTGGTGGCGGGCGGCATCGGTATCACGCCGCTGGTGCTGATGGCCGAGCGCCTCGGCGCGCACGCACAGCGCAGCGGCGTGCCCGTGAAGATGCTCTACGGCGCGCGCCATGCCGGCGAGCTCGCGTACCTCGATCGGCTGCGCGAAGCGCTGGGCGACGAGGTCGTGGCGCATGAGGGCGCGGCAGCCATCGACTTTGCGGCCGCCATCGCCGCGCTGCCGCCCGGCGGCCAGCTCTATACCTGCGGACCCGTGCCCATGCTCGAAGCCGTCAAGCGCGCCTGGCAGGCGGCGGGCCGTGCCCCGGCGGACCTGCGCTTCGAAACTTTCGGCAGCAGCGGCCGCCTCCCCACGCAAGCCTTCACAGTGCGCATTCCGCGGCACGACCTGGCGATCACCGTGCCGGCCGATTGCACTTTGCTCGATGCGCTCGACGCCGCCGGTGTCCAGACCCTATGGGACTGCAAGCGCGGCGAGTGCGGCCTTTGCGCCATGGACGTGCTCGCGGTCGATGGCGAAATCGACCACCGCGACGTGTTTCTGAGCGAACACGAGAAGCAGGCGACCACCCGCATCTGCGCCTGCGTGTCGCGCGCCGTGGGTACCCTCACGCTCGATTCCGCGTACCGGCCCGACCACTGA
- a CDS encoding GntR family transcriptional regulator, producing the protein MKVTAVSPVEPGDGGSSQAVKAQLRLREMILAGELPGGARIAEVAISEQLGVSRTPVRSALMRLEQEGLLEALPNGGYAVRTFSERDVADAIELRGTLEGLVARLAAERGAAPVVLREARACLARIDELLREPALDDAAFSRYVTHNEKFHSLLCEMAASPVIAQQLERVINLPFASPSGFVIVQANSPAARDMLVIAQDQHLQVLDAIEAGEGSRAEALMREHSRIARRNLRDALHGTPSAEQRPLPGVQLIRRPG; encoded by the coding sequence ATGAAAGTCACAGCCGTATCTCCCGTCGAGCCCGGCGACGGCGGCAGCTCGCAGGCCGTGAAGGCGCAGCTGCGGTTGCGCGAAATGATCTTGGCCGGCGAACTGCCGGGTGGTGCGCGCATCGCCGAAGTGGCCATCTCCGAGCAGCTCGGCGTCTCGCGCACGCCGGTACGCAGCGCGCTCATGCGGCTGGAGCAGGAGGGCCTGCTCGAGGCGCTGCCCAACGGCGGCTATGCGGTGCGCACTTTCTCCGAGCGCGACGTGGCCGATGCCATCGAGCTGCGCGGCACGCTCGAAGGCCTGGTGGCCCGGCTCGCGGCCGAGCGCGGCGCGGCGCCGGTGGTGCTGCGCGAGGCGCGCGCCTGTCTGGCACGCATCGACGAACTGCTGCGCGAACCGGCGCTGGACGACGCGGCGTTCTCGCGCTATGTCACGCACAACGAGAAGTTCCATTCGCTGCTGTGCGAGATGGCGGCGAGCCCGGTCATCGCGCAGCAGCTCGAGCGCGTGATCAACCTGCCGTTCGCATCGCCCTCTGGCTTCGTCATCGTGCAGGCCAATTCGCCCGCCGCGCGCGACATGCTCGTCATCGCGCAAGACCAGCACCTGCAGGTGCTCGATGCCATCGAGGCCGGCGAAGGCTCGCGTGCCGAAGCGTTGATGCGCGAGCACAGCCGCATCGCGCGGCGCAACCTGCGCGATGCGCTGCACGGCACGCCCAGCGCCGAACAGCGCCCGCTGCCCGGCGTGCAACTGATTCGCCGGCCCGGCTGA